The Herbaspirillum sp. RTI4 genome has a segment encoding these proteins:
- a CDS encoding MFS transporter, with protein sequence MSAKASSIQLFSFSTPQMRAFHVTWMAFFACFFAWFACAPLMPVIKQEFGLTIGQIANINIAAVAVTILVRLVVGPMCDHYGPRKTYTGLLILGAIPVLGVALSQSYEVFLFFRLCIGAVGASFVITQYHTSVMFAPNVVGTANAASAGWGNTGGGAAQALMPLMLAALVMMGVSETMGWRLALLVPGVLMLIMGVVYWRFTQDCPEGNYADMRAKGMAIEGGKKGGWSSFIAAGRNYRVWLLFVTYGACFGVEIFIHNIAAIYYVDQFGLSLKSAGMAAASFGLLALFARALGGYVSDKVALKGSLNSRSGLLFVLMLGEGLGLLWFAHASSVTLAIVAMLSFGLFTHMACGATYALVPFIDRKALGGVAGIIGAGGNVGAVLAGFLMKGVGNVQQTLGMLGIFVIVAALCAMAVRFGAAHTSRESRESGAYLPLNNNVAI encoded by the coding sequence ATGAGCGCCAAAGCAAGCAGCATCCAACTTTTCAGTTTCAGCACGCCGCAAATGCGGGCATTTCATGTGACCTGGATGGCGTTCTTCGCGTGCTTCTTCGCCTGGTTTGCGTGTGCGCCACTGATGCCGGTCATCAAGCAAGAGTTTGGTTTGACGATAGGCCAGATTGCCAACATCAACATTGCGGCTGTTGCGGTGACGATTCTTGTGCGGCTGGTGGTTGGGCCTATGTGTGATCACTACGGTCCGCGCAAAACTTATACCGGGTTATTGATTTTGGGCGCGATTCCGGTGCTGGGCGTGGCGCTGTCGCAGAGCTATGAAGTGTTCTTGTTCTTCCGTCTGTGCATCGGTGCGGTCGGTGCGAGTTTCGTTATTACGCAATATCACACCTCGGTGATGTTCGCGCCGAATGTGGTCGGGACTGCCAACGCCGCGTCTGCTGGCTGGGGTAATACCGGCGGCGGCGCAGCGCAGGCCTTGATGCCATTGATGCTGGCAGCGCTGGTGATGATGGGGGTCAGTGAAACAATGGGCTGGCGTCTGGCGCTGTTGGTGCCAGGTGTGTTGATGCTGATCATGGGTGTTGTTTACTGGCGCTTCACACAGGATTGCCCTGAAGGTAATTACGCGGACATGCGCGCCAAGGGCATGGCCATCGAAGGCGGCAAGAAGGGCGGCTGGTCCAGCTTCATTGCCGCTGGCCGTAACTACCGTGTCTGGTTATTGTTCGTCACTTACGGCGCTTGTTTTGGTGTGGAAATTTTCATTCACAATATCGCGGCTATTTACTACGTCGATCAATTCGGTCTGTCCTTGAAAAGCGCCGGCATGGCCGCTGCCAGTTTCGGTTTGCTGGCCTTGTTTGCGCGGGCTTTGGGTGGTTATGTTTCCGATAAGGTGGCACTGAAAGGGAGCCTGAATAGCCGCTCTGGTTTGCTGTTTGTGCTGATGTTGGGTGAAGGTCTGGGATTGTTGTGGTTTGCGCACGCCAGCAGCGTCACTCTGGCAATCGTCGCCATGCTGAGCTTCGGTCTGTTCACGCACATGGCTTGCGGTGCGACTTATGCGCTGGTGCCATTCATCGACCGCAAGGCCCTGGGCGGCGTGGCCGGCATCATCGGCGCGGGTGGCAATGTGGGTGCTGTGCTGGCCGGATTTCTGATGAAGGGTGTGGGCAATGTGCAGCAAACGCTGGGCATGCTGGGCATCTTTGTCATCGTTGCGGCTCTGTGCGCGATGGCGGTGCGTTTCGGAGCGGCACACACATCCCGTGAATCTCGTGAATCCGGCGCATATCTGCCGCTCAATAACAACGTCGCTATTTAA